One part of the Nocardioides zeae genome encodes these proteins:
- a CDS encoding M15 family metallopeptidase, with the protein MQRTRRAAAAAAMTVAVVLAGCTAEPVEDEVEGAAADTTTEPAAPPQGGTAADPRIEQMAEHATDAPGELTEPLLGADMLVSSTEELDDDTIAAIRDLPGVEVAEPIGLAQIPVQDQVLTVAAVDPATYRRFTPAESAQLLDVWTRVAAGEIAVPTDVGETLRDADGYLRLGNEEGAPDLHVGALAPQVTRVQGVVNKSWGESLGIPGDNALLIATGSASPQEVRPALQELAGDGASVQVLGPDLDISVQQTAVLTGGSVAAAVGTFNYQVLSGGRIAPDPAWVEENIRTQQVPILGTVTCHKVMLPQLEAALREIVERGLADKIHPGEYGGCYYPRFIANTTQPSLHSFGIALDLNVPGNGRGTVGEIDRSVVQIFKKWGFTWGGDWGWTDPMHFEMSQLVEAR; encoded by the coding sequence ATGCAGAGGACGCGACGCGCCGCGGCTGCGGCCGCGATGACGGTCGCCGTCGTGCTCGCCGGCTGCACGGCCGAGCCCGTCGAGGACGAGGTCGAGGGTGCCGCGGCGGACACGACGACGGAACCCGCCGCACCCCCGCAGGGTGGCACCGCCGCCGACCCGCGCATCGAGCAGATGGCCGAGCACGCGACGGACGCCCCCGGCGAGCTGACGGAGCCGCTGCTGGGCGCCGACATGCTGGTCTCCTCCACCGAGGAGCTCGACGACGACACGATCGCGGCCATCCGCGACCTGCCCGGCGTCGAGGTCGCCGAGCCGATCGGCCTGGCCCAGATCCCGGTCCAGGACCAGGTGCTCACCGTCGCGGCGGTCGATCCCGCGACGTACCGGCGCTTCACCCCCGCCGAGAGCGCCCAGCTGCTCGACGTCTGGACCCGCGTCGCGGCCGGCGAGATCGCCGTGCCGACCGACGTCGGCGAGACGCTGCGCGACGCGGACGGCTACCTCCGCCTCGGCAACGAGGAGGGCGCGCCCGACCTCCACGTCGGTGCGCTGGCCCCGCAGGTCACCCGGGTGCAGGGCGTCGTCAACAAGAGCTGGGGCGAGTCCCTCGGCATCCCGGGCGACAACGCCCTCCTCATCGCCACCGGCTCCGCCTCCCCGCAGGAGGTGCGTCCGGCGCTGCAGGAGCTCGCCGGCGACGGCGCCTCGGTGCAGGTGCTCGGCCCGGACCTCGACATCTCCGTGCAGCAGACGGCCGTGCTGACGGGCGGCTCGGTGGCCGCGGCGGTCGGCACGTTCAACTACCAGGTGCTCTCCGGCGGCCGCATCGCGCCCGACCCGGCGTGGGTCGAGGAGAACATCCGCACCCAGCAGGTGCCGATCCTCGGCACCGTGACCTGCCACAAGGTGATGCTCCCGCAGCTCGAGGCGGCGCTCCGCGAGATCGTGGAGCGGGGACTGGCGGACAAGATCCACCCGGGCGAGTACGGCGGGTGCTACTACCCCCGCTTCATCGCCAACACGACGCAGCCCTCGCTGCACTCGTTCGGCATCGCGCTCGACCTCAACGTGCCCGGCAACGGCCGCGGCACGGTCGGCGAGATCGACCGGTCCGTGGTGCAG